The Schistocerca nitens isolate TAMUIC-IGC-003100 chromosome 12, iqSchNite1.1, whole genome shotgun sequence genome has a window encoding:
- the LOC126214874 gene encoding uncharacterized protein LOC126214874, with product MNSANFEKWFGEKVLPNLPPNSVIVMDNAPYHNRQTERTPTKFDTKVRMLEWLQRRNIPCDESMRMDELYAKVRANKPAEKSFAVNLLAESKSHQVVRSPPYNCDLNAIELAWAKIKRHVREHNISGDLAATNMLNLVDAAFQSVTASDWKGYCRKDKKQKKNIGHVMVSSKLLWTKLSLTQPHQM from the coding sequence ATGAATTCGGCAAACTTTGAGAAGTGgttcggagagaaggtactgccaAATCTCCCGCCTAATTCAGTAATagttatggataacgctccttacCATAACAGGCAAACAGAGAGAACTCCAACGAAGTTTGACACGAAAGTGCGAATGCTCGAGTGGCTGCAACGCAGAAATATCCCCTGTGATGAGAGTATGAGGATGGACGAGCTGTATGCAAAAGTACGAGCGAATAAGCCAGCTGAGAAGTCTTTTGCTGTAAACCTGTTGGCTGAAAGCAAAAGCCACCAGGTCGTTCGCTCGCCACCTTACAACTGCGATTTAAACGCAATAGAATTAGCATGGGCGAAGATAAAAAGGCATGTTAGGGAGCACAACATATCAGGGGACTTGGCTGCCACAAACATGTTGAATCTTGTGGACGCAGCTTTCCAGTCGGTTACTGCCAGTGATTGGAAGGGATATTGCAGGAAAGATAaaaaacagaagaagaacattGGGCACGTGATGGTGTCGTCGAAATTGCTGTGGACGAAATTATCATTAACACAGCCACATCAGATGTAA